The proteins below are encoded in one region of Elusimicrobiaceae bacterium:
- a CDS encoding DUF2924 domain-containing protein yields the protein MEVGSKMVRSYQGIKYEVEIVANGYLYENNLYKSLNTTF from the coding sequence TTGGAAGTTGGCTCTAAAATGGTCCGGTCCTATCAAGGTATCAAATACGAAGTAGAAATTGTTGCTAATGGATATCTATATGAAAATAATCTCTACAAGAGCCTAAACACAACATTTTAA
- a CDS encoding acyl carrier protein, which translates to MVKERVRAILKQVLESEIPDGFSQSMSENWDSIHHLAILVTLEKEFDISFTPEEIGRVDSFEMLVSVVEKKYEKNTTSK; encoded by the coding sequence ATGGTAAAAGAAAGGGTGAGAGCTATTCTGAAACAGGTGTTAGAAAGTGAGATCCCTGATGGTTTTTCGCAATCAATGTCAGAAAATTGGGATTCGATTCATCACTTGGCTATACTAGTAACTTTAGAAAAAGAATTTGATATCTCTTTTACGCCAGAAGAAATAGGCCGAGTTGATTCATTTGAAATGTTAGTCAGCGTAGTTGAAAAAAAATATGAAAAAAATACGACCTCTAAGTGA
- a CDS encoding LptF/LptG family permease, whose amino-acid sequence MSRLSLYISKKFWGPFFFALGVFAALVVLGDTFEKLKTLSNGHSTLGAILTYSLLTFPSWLTTVMPVACLLGAISVISEMVANGEWTACVASGFAPRQLFKPVLLCIVVVSAFTMAIQEFIVPPFNIKAETVYYTKIKYRENFNLNAESDVAMKIGPNQMLYAKQVDLGLGEMQDVSVDSYDKNWNISSQVVAKRMVWDKEKNAWVLQDGTKRIFVDSLETKDESFAQETSSFQISPQDMSVSKTENKLLSIRDLSKRINFFRKMGLAHYSAETERQAKWAAPFVTLIMCLLGMPFAISMRRKSKILNIIASMVIAFTFWWLISMITSVGENGYINPFLAGWGPVLIFSIVVFFEFKWLKL is encoded by the coding sequence ATGAGCAGATTATCTTTATATATTTCCAAAAAGTTTTGGGGGCCTTTCTTTTTTGCCTTAGGTGTATTTGCTGCTTTAGTGGTCTTGGGGGACACCTTTGAAAAACTCAAAACACTAAGCAATGGTCATTCCACGTTAGGGGCTATTTTGACCTATTCTCTGCTTACCTTTCCAAGTTGGCTTACTACCGTTATGCCGGTGGCTTGTTTGCTGGGGGCTATTTCCGTCATTTCAGAAATGGTAGCCAACGGAGAATGGACCGCTTGTGTTGCCAGCGGTTTTGCCCCGCGCCAACTTTTCAAACCGGTACTGCTTTGTATTGTAGTTGTATCTGCTTTTACCATGGCCATACAGGAATTTATTGTTCCGCCATTTAATATTAAAGCCGAAACGGTATACTACACCAAAATCAAATATCGCGAAAATTTCAATTTAAATGCAGAATCGGACGTCGCCATGAAAATCGGCCCCAATCAAATGCTCTACGCCAAACAAGTGGATTTGGGGTTAGGAGAAATGCAAGATGTATCCGTAGACTCTTATGACAAAAATTGGAATATATCTTCTCAAGTAGTAGCCAAACGTATGGTATGGGACAAAGAGAAAAACGCTTGGGTTTTGCAAGACGGCACCAAACGCATCTTTGTAGATTCCTTAGAAACAAAAGATGAATCTTTTGCACAAGAAACTTCTTCTTTCCAAATTTCACCGCAAGATATGTCCGTAAGCAAAACAGAAAACAAACTTTTAAGTATCCGTGACTTAAGCAAACGTATTAATTTTTTCAGAAAAATGGGTTTGGCACATTATTCGGCAGAAACCGAACGTCAAGCCAAATGGGCTGCCCCGTTTGTCACCTTAATCATGTGTCTTTTGGGAATGCCGTTTGCCATCAGCATGCGCAGAAAAAGTAAAATCTTAAATATCATTGCTTCTATGGTTATTGCTTTTACTTTTTGGTGGTTGATCAGCATGATTACTTCCGTTGGGGAAAATGGCTATATCAACCCTTTTCTGGCAGGGTGGGGCCCGGTACTTATTTTTAGCATAGTCGTTTTCTTTGAATTTAAGTGGCTGAAATTATAA
- a CDS encoding LptF/LptG family permease yields MKLARPGIFTRYIAKTLLTFFIGVVGILMFVIFMNHFIRIMEMAMNYGTSWWWIASSLLSVLPNVFTMAAPMAFQIAVLLTLTSMSEQGELIALRAAGFSFKEIVKPMLFCAIGLVIVLFFSANWLTPRSYQRMLNLREEAKQKITKVTLEPKTFLNLGEWDLYLEDLDEVSDLAKQIHLIRKNDKDALSTKVNASSGKVILTDKAIGLQLQNGQMQRIDSKDPTAIIAANFDQYTMNISLTRDHKRSRRVAERTTTKIFRMIKQGRMTPEEKAEYRTEVSTRNVMAFAPIILLFISCPLGFSLGKRTNKGWGMLFSVIIIFVFYLLMTLGLSLGEKYALLSYPGPWLPMVVGAVVACYLWKKRLNI; encoded by the coding sequence ATGAAACTTGCACGTCCCGGTATTTTTACGCGCTATATCGCCAAAACTCTACTAACCTTCTTTATAGGAGTGGTGGGGATTTTGATGTTTGTCATCTTTATGAACCATTTTATCCGCATTATGGAAATGGCGATGAATTACGGCACCAGCTGGTGGTGGATAGCATCTTCTTTGTTAAGCGTGCTTCCTAATGTTTTCACGATGGCCGCACCGATGGCCTTTCAAATTGCAGTACTTTTAACCCTGACCAGCATGAGCGAACAAGGGGAACTGATTGCTTTGCGGGCGGCCGGTTTTTCTTTTAAAGAAATTGTAAAGCCGATGCTTTTTTGCGCCATCGGGCTTGTGATTGTTTTATTTTTCTCCGCTAATTGGTTGACCCCGCGCAGTTATCAACGCATGCTCAATTTGCGCGAAGAAGCCAAACAAAAAATCACCAAAGTGACCTTAGAGCCTAAAACCTTTTTAAATTTGGGAGAATGGGATTTGTATTTAGAAGATTTAGACGAAGTTTCAGACTTGGCAAAACAAATACATTTAATCCGCAAAAATGACAAAGATGCTTTAAGCACCAAAGTCAATGCCAGCTCCGGCAAGGTAATTTTGACCGATAAAGCCATCGGTCTGCAATTGCAAAACGGACAAATGCAACGCATTGATTCTAAGGATCCGACGGCCATTATCGCTGCTAATTTTGATCAATATACAATGAACATTTCCCTTACGCGAGATCACAAGCGCAGCCGTCGCGTGGCCGAAAGAACCACCACCAAAATTTTCCGCATGATTAAACAAGGTCGCATGACGCCGGAAGAAAAAGCCGAATATCGCACCGAAGTCAGCACACGCAATGTGATGGCTTTTGCCCCTATTATTTTGCTTTTCATCAGTTGTCCTTTAGGCTTTTCTTTGGGCAAACGTACCAACAAGGGCTGGGGGATGCTCTTTAGCGTGATTATCATTTTTGTATTTTATTTACTGATGACGCTGGGCCTCAGTTTGGGTGAAAAATATGCCTTATTGTCGTATCCGGGTCCGTGGTTGCCAATGGTCGTAGGAGCAGTGGTGGCGTGCTATCTCTGGAAAAAGAGGTTAAATATTTAA
- a CDS encoding AMP-binding protein → MKTKVRSLSQNELMYLDLQELSNTFTIQYLLAYKKVNMTWVQESFERTVREIPSIWVYKKGNNWVCNTVRPKVEELWIKETNVLDEPILKSKLDVCKQSITCTVLHAQNQDYLLIRFSHSLVDGQGALLFLNHFFRIMSTRQIPDNTCNDESFVRDLPLQSGKLEFGKYNPRNPIALDKNFVWRDIVLNGYHVGVIARLARILAQYFRQDSIKFLIPTDIRRHKPSSDLYFANLTLPIFLNASPKEDWQNINGKLLYALKEKQELCAANVRHYHYGIIPHKMRVWGWEKLIKRSQERNRFLIGGIISHLGRISLDKYLIEQQVPMQFVSLPVAQPLGIFSVVITEYNRRTHICISYPKNLFNFQEERLFLLGIRQEFEGYSSMLQGPEQEWSVTCVQSLETIARESAQKIAIVTETKKYTYADLLEASSHIATGLKQAGVKAQDKVNICLGRSFEMVASMWAVMRIGGFWHLVAEAEGTSNTKFTINSENISRLLAFPAKEDIFYKYSGKDILYEVSTSGSTGCPKLIRVTVENFSNYIFWAAQTYSAQKNAVMPLFTDLRVDLTYTSLFLPFITAGTLKIFSESFTPMILKRIYSDPDINLVKCTPSHLTFWDKEMLTCTKLKGLIVGGEDFSVSLAKRLWNRHAFIVNEYGPAETTVGSSYHFLREEDLKREKIPIGQPICNTAIKIQTATLGNPGVGEIIIQGKGVTSGYANGLEDGFLQQKGKVIEYHTGDQGYILQNQLFFSGRSDGQIKIHGHRIEREHISAVLKKFSDVKDAYVFYTRKHLSAVICTNVKIDMKDLKSFLRSTLPDYAIPQHFIFVENVPIGANGKADMNYMESIVDSYLSVSKEPQSPIERLIQSILKDKSLKMGANCLYDMGVDSVDCIKILMNLSRGVTPAKRDDFIHNLMPKIQGMSVSELEKILSDYAWKAN, encoded by the coding sequence GTATGTAAACAGAGCATTACTTGTACTGTCTTGCATGCGCAGAATCAAGATTATTTACTAATACGTTTTTCACATAGTTTGGTCGATGGACAAGGGGCTCTTTTGTTTTTAAATCACTTTTTCCGCATTATGTCAACGAGGCAAATTCCGGATAATACTTGTAATGATGAATCCTTTGTACGAGACTTGCCCCTGCAGTCAGGAAAATTAGAGTTTGGAAAATATAATCCGAGGAATCCGATTGCGTTAGATAAGAATTTTGTATGGCGTGATATAGTGCTAAATGGATATCATGTTGGGGTTATCGCACGTTTAGCTCGCATTTTGGCCCAATACTTTCGACAAGATTCTATAAAATTTTTGATTCCCACTGATATCCGTAGACATAAGCCTTCGAGTGACTTATATTTTGCTAATTTAACATTGCCCATTTTTTTAAATGCTTCTCCGAAAGAGGATTGGCAGAATATAAATGGGAAATTATTATATGCATTGAAGGAAAAACAGGAATTATGTGCGGCCAATGTGCGACATTATCACTACGGGATTATTCCGCATAAAATGCGAGTTTGGGGTTGGGAAAAACTAATCAAGAGATCACAAGAAAGAAATCGATTTTTGATAGGGGGCATTATTTCCCATTTGGGCCGGATATCTCTTGATAAGTATTTAATAGAGCAGCAAGTGCCTATGCAATTTGTATCTTTGCCGGTAGCTCAACCATTGGGCATATTTTCCGTAGTGATTACGGAATATAACAGACGTACTCATATTTGTATTTCTTATCCTAAAAATCTGTTCAATTTCCAAGAAGAAAGATTATTTTTATTAGGTATTAGGCAAGAATTCGAAGGGTATAGTTCTATGTTACAAGGGCCTGAGCAAGAATGGTCCGTTACGTGTGTTCAAAGTTTAGAAACAATAGCACGTGAATCTGCTCAAAAAATAGCTATTGTTACGGAAACGAAAAAGTATACTTATGCAGATTTGTTGGAGGCCAGTTCTCATATTGCTACGGGTTTGAAACAAGCGGGAGTTAAAGCGCAAGATAAAGTAAATATTTGCTTGGGTAGAAGTTTTGAGATGGTAGCTAGTATGTGGGCTGTGATGCGCATAGGGGGTTTTTGGCATTTAGTAGCTGAAGCGGAGGGAACATCAAATACAAAATTTACTATCAATTCAGAAAACATCAGTCGATTATTAGCTTTTCCGGCAAAAGAAGATATATTTTATAAGTATAGTGGAAAAGATATCCTGTATGAGGTTTCTACCTCTGGTTCGACAGGTTGTCCCAAGCTCATAAGGGTTACGGTAGAAAATTTTTCGAACTATATTTTTTGGGCAGCTCAAACCTATTCCGCTCAAAAAAACGCCGTAATGCCTTTATTTACAGATTTGAGAGTCGATTTAACCTATACTTCTTTATTTTTGCCTTTTATTACGGCAGGCACATTAAAAATATTTTCAGAAAGTTTTACTCCTATGATATTGAAACGAATTTATTCGGATCCAGATATCAATTTGGTTAAGTGCACGCCTTCTCACTTAACTTTCTGGGATAAAGAAATGCTTACTTGTACAAAATTAAAGGGTCTGATTGTAGGTGGAGAGGATTTTTCAGTATCGTTAGCGAAACGTCTGTGGAACCGGCATGCATTTATTGTAAATGAATATGGCCCTGCTGAGACTACAGTCGGTTCTTCTTATCATTTTCTACGGGAGGAGGATTTGAAAAGGGAGAAGATTCCCATCGGACAGCCTATTTGTAATACGGCCATAAAAATACAAACGGCAACTTTAGGAAATCCTGGCGTGGGAGAAATTATTATCCAAGGTAAGGGGGTGACCTCCGGTTATGCAAATGGTTTAGAAGATGGATTCTTGCAACAAAAGGGAAAAGTGATCGAATATCATACCGGAGATCAAGGATATATATTGCAAAATCAATTGTTTTTTAGTGGTAGGTCCGATGGACAAATTAAAATACACGGACATCGTATTGAACGAGAACATATCAGTGCAGTGTTGAAAAAATTCTCTGATGTGAAGGATGCTTATGTATTTTATACGAGGAAGCATTTAAGCGCCGTCATCTGCACAAATGTAAAAATAGACATGAAAGATTTAAAGAGTTTTTTACGCTCAACTTTGCCTGACTATGCAATACCACAACATTTTATATTTGTAGAAAACGTGCCCATTGGGGCCAATGGAAAAGCGGATATGAATTATATGGAATCAATCGTTGATTCGTATCTTTCTGTTTCGAAAGAACCTCAAAGCCCTATTGAACGCCTTATTCAGTCAATTCTTAAAGATAAATCTTTGAAAATGGGGGCAAATTGTTTATACGATATGGGAGTAGATTCTGTCGATTGTATTAAAATATTGATGAATCTTTCTCGTGGTGTTACGCCTGCAAAACGAGATGATTTTATACATAATCTTATGCCAAAAATCCAAGGGATGTCGGTAAGTGAACTTGAAAAAATATTGAGTGATTACGCATGGAAAGCAAATTAA
- a CDS encoding HAD-IIIC family phosphatase — protein sequence MNYVYRNTTVEYLFKENTCSFSGYNDYTLPTDWEKYERFIFLLTLPNWYEEAKLVSWIEDYKNILINFCNMVSGKPIYVCKLENYQCPVWNRGHILDKALNKFNTDLFNLSPNVNILDLKKFKQDWVPDLRYYYMYQALIPPHYGAEFQCWFEQICTREIMPAKKCLVLDLDNTLWGGVLSEDGSANLQISGSYPGNVYQDFQRLVLAVKQAGIVLCIASKNDPETVKKCFEQRSDLLVRWDDFILHKISWQSKYISVQEIASELNIGLDSVVFVDDSSLEREEMKYYCPEVIIPDFPKEIYSRPTYFAKLFEQYFSQNTQFSDVNKTDLYMKKILADQERDKFSSLADYLKNLNIKLHYEELAENNMERISELINKSNQFNLTTHRYTKEKLGEMAKTHWISCVDVADKFGDLGICGVCIVKYQANTAEIDTFLLSCRVLGRDIEFSYMKYIEDTLKKKNIKRIKSCYVPTSKNMKVEFFYEKCGFTLDSVNSGCKIYIKEL from the coding sequence ATGAATTATGTGTATCGAAATACGACCGTTGAGTATTTATTCAAAGAGAATACTTGTTCGTTTAGCGGATATAATGATTATACTTTACCAACTGATTGGGAAAAGTATGAACGGTTTATTTTCTTATTAACATTACCCAATTGGTATGAAGAAGCAAAATTAGTTTCATGGATTGAGGACTATAAAAATATATTAATAAACTTTTGTAATATGGTTTCTGGTAAACCGATTTATGTATGCAAGTTGGAGAATTATCAATGTCCTGTTTGGAACAGAGGCCATATACTAGATAAAGCCTTGAATAAATTTAATACAGATTTATTTAATTTAAGTCCTAATGTGAACATATTAGATCTTAAAAAATTTAAGCAAGACTGGGTGCCAGATCTGCGCTATTATTATATGTACCAGGCTTTGATACCTCCTCATTATGGAGCAGAATTCCAATGTTGGTTTGAGCAAATATGTACTCGCGAAATTATGCCTGCCAAAAAATGCTTAGTCCTTGATTTGGATAATACCCTTTGGGGAGGAGTTTTAAGCGAAGATGGATCCGCCAATTTGCAGATTAGCGGAAGCTATCCCGGGAATGTCTACCAAGATTTTCAGCGCCTTGTATTGGCAGTAAAACAAGCGGGAATTGTGCTTTGTATAGCTAGCAAAAATGATCCGGAAACAGTAAAAAAATGCTTTGAACAGCGAAGCGATTTGTTGGTCAGATGGGATGATTTTATTCTTCATAAGATAAGTTGGCAGTCAAAATATATATCCGTGCAAGAGATTGCTTCCGAACTAAATATTGGGCTTGATAGTGTAGTGTTTGTTGATGATAGCTCGCTTGAGCGTGAAGAAATGAAATATTATTGTCCGGAAGTAATTATTCCAGACTTCCCCAAAGAAATTTATAGCAGGCCTACTTACTTTGCTAAGTTATTTGAACAGTATTTTTCTCAAAATACGCAATTTTCTGATGTGAACAAAACAGATCTGTATATGAAAAAAATACTGGCAGATCAAGAACGAGATAAGTTTTCTTCATTAGCAGACTATTTAAAAAATCTTAATATAAAATTGCATTACGAAGAATTGGCCGAAAACAATATGGAACGTATCAGCGAATTAATTAACAAAAGTAATCAGTTTAATTTGACCACCCATCGATATACAAAAGAAAAGTTGGGAGAAATGGCGAAGACCCATTGGATTAGTTGTGTTGATGTAGCAGATAAATTTGGAGACCTGGGTATTTGTGGGGTTTGTATAGTAAAATATCAAGCAAATACAGCCGAAATTGATACTTTTTTATTAAGTTGTCGAGTTTTAGGAAGGGATATTGAATTCTCATATATGAAATATATAGAAGACACTTTAAAGAAGAAAAATATTAAACGTATAAAATCGTGTTATGTTCCTACTTCCAAGAATATGAAGGTTGAATTTTTTTATGAGAAATGTGGTTTTACGTTAGATAGTGTCAATAGTGGGTGTAAAATTTACATTAAGGAGCTATGA
- a CDS encoding VOC family protein: MESKLKKHHIGIATKDLNKSIQKYINWGYQCCNQVFDSHQQADLVLLTKEGKPYIELVCAINEHSPVWKTCQTYENKEYHVCYQVKNLQTAIEQKKREKWLQVSEVVYAPLLMGYICFMYNREEGLIELYELCVSKYDR; encoded by the coding sequence ATGGAAAGCAAATTAAAAAAACATCATATTGGCATTGCAACAAAAGATTTAAACAAATCCATACAGAAATATATTAATTGGGGATACCAATGTTGTAACCAAGTTTTTGATTCCCATCAGCAAGCTGATTTAGTATTACTAACCAAAGAAGGGAAACCTTATATAGAATTGGTATGCGCTATAAATGAACATTCTCCGGTGTGGAAAACTTGTCAGACTTATGAAAATAAAGAATATCACGTTTGTTACCAAGTAAAGAATTTGCAAACAGCTATTGAGCAGAAGAAAAGGGAAAAGTGGTTACAAGTTTCTGAGGTTGTATATGCACCATTACTAATGGGATATATTTGTTTTATGTATAATCGCGAAGAGGGATTAATAGAGCTATATGAATTATGTGTATCGAAATACGACCGTTGA
- a CDS encoding ankyrin repeat domain-containing protein yields MCRSKNSCGINRQYLYILGDRKIETSYTTARITDSKPTDNNPCLYQETHRYTGPTWIHPLLNTVKNGQIDEVKNLITQGTDVNFVDRFAESALMVAIIKKNVEIIKRSIKTGADGNYKNNFNEIILQIAEQKGFTEIADILKSVGAKEEALCYPN; encoded by the coding sequence ATCTGCCGGAGCAAAAACAGCTGCGGAATTAACAGACAATATCTTTACATATTAGGTGACAGAAAAATAGAAACAAGTTATACCACAGCCCGAATTACTGACAGCAAACCTACAGACAATAACCCGTGTTTATACCAAGAAACCCATAGATACACTGGACCGACTTGGATACACCCTTTACTCAACACAGTTAAAAACGGCCAAATAGACGAAGTCAAAAATCTGATTACACAAGGTACTGATGTAAACTTCGTAGACAGATTTGCTGAATCCGCCTTAATGGTTGCTATTATTAAAAAGAATGTAGAAATTATTAAACGTTCAATAAAGACCGGAGCAGATGGAAATTACAAAAACAATTTCAATGAAATCATCTTACAGATAGCCGAACAAAAAGGATTTACTGAAATTGCTGATATCTTAAAATCTGTCGGAGCGAAAGAAGAAGCTCTTTGCTACCCAAACTAA
- the murB gene encoding UDP-N-acetylmuramate dehydrogenase, whose product MDFKQELSAYFKENCLLNEPMSRHTTYLTGGAAEAYVYPTTSEEWSFVLKLASTENVPLRIIGFGSNILVGGKGVGGIVCSTKHMNHVAVTGNRVAAQAGVALDKVCELASRAGLAGMEKLSGIPGSVGGAVYMNAGAFGQETFDCLEYVEVIDYDGRPATLLKENLPHAYRHVEGIENYIVLGAGFSLEKKDFASLVEARNAVLHKRIEKQPLDFPSAGSVFKRPVGDYASRLIDEAGLRGLSIGGAKVSEKHAGFIINFNHATPEDIRNLMDEVKRQVKEKSGIELELEQILWGEFGK is encoded by the coding sequence ATGGATTTTAAACAAGAACTTTCCGCCTATTTTAAGGAAAACTGCTTACTCAACGAGCCGATGAGCCGCCACACCACCTATTTAACAGGCGGTGCGGCGGAGGCTTATGTCTATCCGACCACCAGCGAAGAGTGGAGTTTCGTGCTTAAGTTGGCCAGCACAGAGAATGTGCCCTTGCGCATCATTGGGTTTGGCTCCAATATTTTAGTAGGCGGAAAAGGAGTAGGCGGAATTGTCTGCTCCACCAAACACATGAATCATGTAGCCGTCACCGGAAACAGAGTGGCTGCTCAGGCAGGGGTTGCTTTAGATAAAGTATGCGAGCTCGCCTCCCGGGCAGGTTTAGCCGGCATGGAAAAACTTTCCGGCATTCCGGGCAGCGTAGGCGGAGCGGTATATATGAATGCAGGGGCTTTCGGACAGGAGACTTTTGACTGTTTGGAATATGTAGAAGTGATTGATTATGATGGACGTCCTGCTACACTGCTTAAAGAAAATCTTCCACATGCCTATCGCCACGTGGAAGGCATAGAAAATTATATCGTGTTAGGGGCGGGATTTTCTTTGGAAAAAAAGGATTTTGCTTCTTTGGTAGAAGCCAGAAATGCCGTTTTGCATAAGCGTATAGAAAAGCAACCGTTGGATTTTCCGTCAGCAGGGAGTGTTTTTAAAAGGCCGGTGGGAGATTATGCCTCACGCTTGATTGACGAGGCCGGACTGCGCGGTCTAAGCATTGGTGGAGCCAAAGTATCTGAAAAACATGCCGGTTTCATCATCAATTTCAACCATGCCACTCCGGAAGATATCAGAAATCTAATGGACGAAGTAAAACGCCAAGTAAAAGAAAAAAGTGGCATTGAATTGGAACTTGAACAAATTTTATGGGGCGAGTTTGGCAAATAA